A portion of the Desmodus rotundus isolate HL8 chromosome 8, HLdesRot8A.1, whole genome shotgun sequence genome contains these proteins:
- the MED30 gene encoding mediator of RNA polymerase II transcription subunit 30 encodes MSTPPLAASGMAPGPFAGPQAQQAAREVNTASLCRIGQETVQDIVYRTMEIFQLLRNMQLPNGVTYHTGTYQDRLAKLQDHLRQLSILFRKLRLVYDKCNENCGGMDPIPVEQLIPYVEEDGSKNDDRAGPPRFASEERREIAEVNKKLKQKNQQLKQIMDQLRNLIWDINAMLAMRN; translated from the exons ATGTCCACCCCTCCGTTGGCTGCGTCCGGGATGGCGCCCGGGCCCTTCGCCGGGCCGCAGGCCCAGCAAGCCGCCCGGGAGGTCAACACGGCCTCGCTCTGCCGGATCGGGCAGGAGACGGTCCAGGACATCGTGTACCGCACCATGGAGATCTTCCAGCTCCTGAGGAACATGCAG CTCCCCAATGGTGTCACGTACCATACTGGAACATACCAAGATCGGTTAGCAAAGCTGCAGGATCATCTTCGCCAACTCTCTATCCTCTTCCGGAAGCTGCGATTGGTCTATGACAAATGCAATGAAAACTGCGGAGGGATGGACCCCATTCCAGTGGAG CAACTTATTCCATATGTGGAAGAAGACGGCTCAAAGAATGACGACCGGGCCGGCCCGCCTCGTTTTGCCAGTGAAGAGAGGCGAGAAATTGCTGAAGTAAATAAA AAACTCAAACAGAAGAATCAACAGCTGAAGCAAATTATGGATCAATTACGAAATCTCATCTGGGATATAAATGCCATGTTGGCAATGAGGAACTGA